A genomic region of Aeropyrum pernix K1 contains the following coding sequences:
- the glk gene encoding ATP-dependent glucokinase, with product MAEVVAVDVGATWVRMAIVRGGVIEAIKRERNPGTEEGLERVLQGLAEGLGIDRGRVEKVGAASIGPLDLRRGYIVGSPNIKSHIVRLSTILKRLFPKSKVAIANDAVAAAWGEYLLGRLAGTPDLGYITMSTGVGGGFVVGGRLLLGSRGNAHEVGHIVVDMGWEGGRCGCGGTGHWEAIAGGRWIPRTSSVLARGWRGPETSLYRAALEGRVGSAREVFEAAAVGDDFALHVIDYIARASAAGIASVKAAYDVDAVIIGGSVYLNNRRMLRPLIERHLAAYAPFSSRIEVVDASFGDNEGVMGAYAIAYRNPEDLPIF from the coding sequence GTGGCGGAGGTTGTTGCTGTAGACGTGGGTGCCACGTGGGTTAGGATGGCCATAGTTAGGGGAGGGGTTATAGAGGCTATCAAGAGAGAGCGTAACCCCGGTACCGAGGAAGGTTTAGAGCGTGTTCTCCAGGGCCTTGCCGAGGGGCTAGGCATCGATAGGGGGCGGGTCGAGAAAGTGGGGGCCGCTTCAATAGGCCCCCTGGACCTTCGGAGGGGCTACATAGTGGGCAGCCCGAATATCAAGTCGCATATAGTCCGTCTAAGCACTATACTCAAGCGGCTGTTCCCCAAGTCAAAGGTTGCCATTGCTAACGACGCAGTAGCGGCGGCGTGGGGCGAGTATCTGCTGGGCAGATTGGCAGGCACACCCGACCTGGGGTACATAACCATGAGCACCGGCGTGGGAGGAGGCTTCGTAGTCGGCGGCAGGCTCCTACTGGGCTCCCGGGGGAACGCCCACGAGGTGGGCCACATAGTCGTCGACATGGGCTGGGAGGGCGGGAGGTGCGGGTGCGGCGGCACGGGTCATTGGGAGGCGATAGCGGGGGGGAGGTGGATACCGAGGACCTCCTCGGTTCTAGCCAGAGGCTGGAGGGGTCCCGAGACTAGTCTGTACAGGGCGGCGTTAGAGGGGAGGGTGGGGAGCGCTAGGGAGGTGTTTGAGGCGGCCGCCGTGGGCGACGATTTCGCGCTCCACGTTATAGACTATATAGCCAGGGCGTCGGCCGCTGGTATAGCCTCGGTTAAGGCTGCCTACGACGTCGACGCAGTCATAATAGGAGGCTCAGTCTACCTGAACAACAGGCGGATGCTCAGGCCGCTTATAGAGAGGCATCTAGCGGCCTACGCCCCCTTCTCGTCCAGGATAGAGGTTGTGGATGCGAGCTTCGGGGATAACGAGGGTGTAATGGGGGCCTACGCAATAGCCTATAGAAACCCCGAGGACCTCCCAATCTTCTAG
- a CDS encoding ATP-binding protein gives MYREALSRAVDRVKWAPMHVRLLAVALSLGALEVLTLGTYRLVLASSALATVVVVARSGMLGGILDSLRGRMHGGGGEDAGVGGVRLMEVRISRGGFDAASQVSRLILSRSRQSGSEYIVASSVYRGYSRVVVAVANDSPEELRVDYEVLSSIIASNVAGVQVIPLEAGEAGGLVRRLSKLLGVRGSTPPLIPPPSRAAPPAGGAGLLRLGVRLDTPTPEPLYLEQSDIEGHIGVFGSTGSGKTTTLATIACGAAEAGLPVVVADWHGEYQRLVGGGGCRPRVIDPGREGGVNPLSLGWDYSVKTALLASALGLTEPQHYMLLKLLEEHEPRSLIELHSMVEDVEENSRWDREVKRGLMRRLGPLASRAGRSLVEGEGPPIGGRGLYIVDTGSIGNVQLRKTYSILLAAYLQYKAYSRELGPLLLVVDEAHNMFDGEESFPSIMMAESRKFGLYIALATQNPHLLPLRAVSNTNTKIVHSLRWWRDLESIASALSLPRETASKLPHLGRGEAVVYAPSLGYPVLAKIVPPE, from the coding sequence TTGTATAGGGAGGCGTTGTCTAGGGCGGTTGACCGTGTTAAATGGGCTCCTATGCACGTTAGGCTGCTGGCTGTAGCCCTAAGTTTGGGGGCGCTTGAGGTCCTCACGCTGGGCACGTACAGGCTCGTCCTCGCGTCCTCGGCCCTGGCAACGGTTGTAGTTGTAGCCCGCTCTGGCATGCTCGGCGGTATCCTCGATTCTCTGAGGGGCCGTATGCATGGTGGAGGCGGGGAGGATGCGGGGGTTGGGGGCGTGAGGCTTATGGAGGTCAGGATAAGCCGGGGCGGCTTTGACGCCGCCTCCCAGGTCTCCAGGCTAATACTGTCCAGGTCTAGACAGTCTGGGTCGGAGTATATCGTGGCCTCCTCGGTGTACAGGGGCTATTCTAGGGTTGTTGTGGCGGTGGCAAACGACAGCCCTGAGGAGCTGAGGGTTGACTATGAAGTCCTATCGTCGATAATAGCGTCGAACGTGGCGGGAGTTCAGGTCATCCCTCTGGAGGCCGGCGAGGCCGGGGGGCTCGTGAGGAGGCTCTCAAAGCTTCTGGGCGTCAGAGGCTCCACGCCACCCCTCATACCGCCTCCAAGCCGGGCGGCCCCTCCAGCCGGTGGAGCCGGGCTTCTCAGGCTGGGCGTGAGGCTCGACACGCCCACCCCCGAGCCCTTGTACCTTGAGCAGAGCGATATCGAGGGGCATATAGGCGTCTTCGGCAGTACTGGCAGCGGGAAGACCACAACCCTCGCAACAATAGCCTGCGGCGCGGCAGAGGCGGGCCTACCAGTCGTGGTGGCTGACTGGCACGGGGAGTACCAGCGCCTAGTAGGGGGCGGGGGTTGCAGGCCTCGGGTTATAGATCCGGGGCGTGAGGGCGGTGTAAACCCGCTGTCCCTCGGCTGGGACTACAGCGTTAAGACCGCGCTTCTGGCGAGCGCCCTCGGCTTGACCGAGCCACAACACTATATGCTGCTTAAGCTGCTCGAGGAGCATGAGCCCCGCTCCCTCATCGAGCTCCACAGCATGGTGGAGGATGTTGAGGAGAACTCTCGTTGGGATAGGGAGGTGAAGAGGGGTTTGATGCGCAGGCTGGGGCCCCTCGCTAGCAGGGCTGGCAGGAGCCTGGTGGAGGGGGAGGGGCCTCCCATAGGGGGCAGGGGTCTTTACATTGTTGACACAGGCTCTATAGGCAACGTGCAGCTTAGGAAAACCTACTCGATACTCCTAGCAGCATACCTCCAGTACAAGGCCTACTCACGCGAGCTGGGGCCTTTACTCCTCGTCGTCGACGAGGCCCACAACATGTTCGACGGGGAGGAATCGTTCCCCTCCATAATGATGGCCGAGTCTAGGAAGTTCGGCTTATACATAGCCCTGGCCACGCAGAACCCCCACCTGCTCCCCCTGAGAGCCGTGTCCAACACTAACACCAAGATAGTCCACTCCCTCAGGTGGTGGAGAGACCTGGAGTCCATAGCATCCGCCCTCAGCCTCCCCCGCGAGACCGCCTCTAAGCTACCCCACCTGGGCAGGGGTGAGGCCGTCGTCTACGCCCCCAGCCTAGGATACCCGGTACTCGCCAAGATAGTCCCTCCCGAGTAG
- a CDS encoding adenylate kinase family protein produces MLLLVTGTPGTGKTSVGRLIAEETGCRFVESSLLLEALGATSRDPTGRATLVVEWSAAVDRLRSLDMGCWVVSTVTPSLWLEAVGLEVALAVLLRTNPIVLEERLKGRGWPEGKVVENVLAEAFGEIGWELVEQGFEASTIEVDTSTRSPREVVDEVFDKVERWDTGVRIDWLDSVEVARRVAELLGRDYLGEYRVS; encoded by the coding sequence TTGCTGCTCCTGGTAACCGGGACTCCCGGCACGGGTAAGACGAGTGTAGGGCGCCTCATCGCGGAGGAGACGGGGTGTAGGTTCGTCGAGTCCTCCCTGCTACTTGAAGCTCTGGGCGCGACTTCCCGAGACCCCACAGGCAGGGCTACTTTAGTTGTGGAGTGGAGCGCCGCTGTAGACCGCCTCAGGAGCCTGGACATGGGATGCTGGGTAGTCTCTACAGTAACCCCCTCCCTCTGGCTGGAGGCTGTAGGGCTTGAGGTAGCCCTGGCCGTCCTTCTCAGGACAAACCCTATAGTCCTCGAGGAGAGGCTGAAGGGCAGGGGATGGCCTGAGGGTAAGGTTGTGGAGAACGTTCTAGCGGAGGCATTCGGCGAGATAGGGTGGGAGCTGGTGGAGCAGGGGTTCGAAGCCTCCACAATCGAAGTCGATACAAGCACCCGGAGTCCGAGGGAGGTTGTTGACGAGGTCTTCGACAAGGTGGAGAGGTGGGACACGGGTGTAAGGATAGACTGGCTGGATAGTGTGGAGGTGGCGAGAAGGGTCGCCGAGCTACTCGGGAGGGACTATCTTGGCGAGTACCGGGTATCCTAG
- the dnaG gene encoding DNA primase DnaG: MKYLIRARLEVDGRVEKHDVIGAIFGQTESLLGSDFSLEELQNKDKLGRIHVELKYQGTKTIGSISVPSNLSRVETAIIAAMLETIDKIGPYPAKITIEEIRDLRLERLEKIKQRARELLRLMKEKEPDIREIIREVLQEEQAKAQVAKLVEYGPERLPAGPGVEKADTIIVVEGRSDVNTLLRYGYTNVIALGGAREKVPETIKRLAEQKKVILFVDGDRGGELILKNVLPQMKVDYVARAPEGREVESLTGREIAQALSQMKPAEIVARELGIEAAEKPAEEAVKREEEAAAEAKPPAPAVQEKAAKPPEEKPPTVKFTIPKAVLEAAKELRGTLEAIVYDKEWRELDRLKVRELYDYISKSEPGRIYAVVFDGIITQRLLDIASEKGVGIIIGNRIGNKITHKPTNVKFLTFSDLF; encoded by the coding sequence ATGAAGTACCTTATCAGGGCGAGGCTGGAGGTTGACGGTAGGGTAGAGAAGCACGATGTCATAGGAGCTATATTTGGGCAGACAGAGAGCCTGCTGGGGTCGGACTTCAGCCTTGAGGAGCTACAGAACAAGGACAAGCTGGGTAGGATCCACGTTGAGCTTAAGTACCAGGGGACGAAGACAATAGGCTCTATATCGGTTCCCAGCAACCTCAGCAGGGTGGAGACCGCGATTATAGCTGCGATGCTCGAGACCATAGACAAGATAGGCCCCTACCCTGCTAAGATAACTATAGAGGAGATACGAGACCTCAGGCTGGAGAGGCTGGAGAAGATTAAGCAGAGGGCCAGGGAGCTTCTAAGGCTGATGAAGGAGAAGGAGCCCGATATAAGGGAGATCATAAGAGAGGTGCTCCAGGAGGAGCAGGCTAAGGCGCAGGTGGCCAAGCTCGTCGAGTACGGTCCCGAGAGGCTTCCAGCAGGTCCCGGCGTCGAGAAGGCCGACACTATAATAGTAGTGGAGGGTAGATCGGACGTCAACACCCTCCTCCGCTACGGCTACACAAACGTCATAGCCCTCGGCGGCGCCAGGGAGAAGGTGCCCGAGACTATAAAGCGGCTTGCCGAGCAGAAGAAGGTTATACTGTTCGTGGACGGCGATAGGGGAGGAGAGCTCATACTGAAGAACGTCCTACCCCAAATGAAGGTGGACTATGTAGCCAGAGCGCCCGAGGGTAGGGAGGTGGAGAGCCTCACGGGGAGGGAGATAGCCCAGGCGCTGAGCCAGATGAAGCCCGCCGAGATAGTGGCCAGGGAGCTGGGCATAGAGGCGGCGGAGAAGCCGGCCGAGGAGGCTGTAAAGCGGGAAGAGGAGGCGGCGGCCGAGGCCAAGCCTCCCGCGCCCGCCGTGCAGGAGAAGGCCGCCAAGCCGCCTGAGGAGAAGCCGCCTACCGTGAAGTTCACCATACCAAAAGCCGTCCTAGAGGCGGCGAAGGAGCTTAGGGGCACACTGGAGGCTATAGTCTATGACAAGGAGTGGAGGGAGCTCGACAGGCTCAAGGTCAGGGAGCTCTACGACTATATAAGCAAGAGCGAGCCGGGCAGGATCTACGCTGTGGTGTTCGACGGCATAATAACGCAGCGGCTCCTGGACATAGCGTCAGAGAAAGGCGTAGGTATAATAATAGGGAACAGAATTGGAAACAAGATAACCCACAAGCCAACTAACGTCAAGTTCTTGACCTTCAGCGACCTCTTCTAG
- a CDS encoding DNA-directed DNA polymerase, protein MKGSDATLLSFQLLDVSYEMRGSTPVIILWGRGADGSRVVVFYGEFRPYFYVLPDGSVGLDQLAAMIRRLSRPSSPILSVERVRRRFIGREVEALKVTTLVPASVREYREAVRRLGGVRDVLEADIPFALRFIIDFNLYPMRWYVAEVREVAVPHGYSVDRAYTLSGDIREDETRIQEDPLKGLRVMAFDIEVYSKMRTPDPKKDPVIMIGLQQAGGEIEILEAEDRSDKKVIAGFVERVKSIDPDVIVGYNQNRFDWPYLVERARVLGVKLAVGRRSVEPQPGLYGHYSVSGRLNVDLLDFAEELHEVKVKTLEEVADYLGVVKIGERVTLEWWQIGEYWDDPSKREILRKYLRDDVRSTMGLAEKFLPFGAELSQVSGLPLDQVMAASVGFRLEWRLIREAAKLGELVPNRVERSEGRYAGAIVLRPKPGVHEDIAVLDFASMYPNIMVKYNVGPDTLVRPGEEYGEEEVYTAPEVGHKFRKSPPGFFKKILERFLSWRRQIRSEMKKHPPDSPEYKLLDERQKAIKLLANASYGYMGWPHARWYCRECAEAVTAWGRSIIRTAIRKAGELGLEVIYGDTDSLFVKNDPEKVERLIRFVEEELGFDIKVDKVYRRVFFTEAKKRYVGLTVDGKIDVVGFEAVRGDWSELAKETQFKVAEIVLKTGSVDEAVDYVRNIIEKLRRGQVDMRKLVIWKTLTRPPSMYEARQPHVTAALLMERAGIKVEPGAKIGYVVTKGSGPLYTRAKPYFMASKEEVDVEYYVDKQVVPAALRILQYFGVTEKRLKGGGRQSTLLDFMRRGK, encoded by the coding sequence TTGAAGGGTTCCGACGCTACACTCCTCTCCTTTCAACTCCTAGACGTCTCGTACGAGATGAGGGGGTCAACCCCCGTTATCATACTCTGGGGGCGGGGGGCTGACGGGTCTAGGGTTGTCGTGTTCTACGGCGAGTTCAGACCCTACTTCTACGTGCTGCCCGACGGGAGCGTAGGCCTCGACCAGCTGGCAGCTATGATAAGGAGGCTCTCAAGGCCGTCCAGCCCAATACTCTCGGTTGAGAGGGTTCGACGCAGGTTTATAGGCAGGGAGGTGGAGGCTCTCAAGGTAACCACCCTCGTCCCCGCAAGCGTCAGGGAGTATAGGGAGGCTGTGCGTAGGCTGGGGGGCGTTAGGGATGTCCTGGAGGCCGATATACCCTTCGCCCTCAGGTTCATCATAGACTTTAACCTATACCCTATGAGATGGTATGTGGCCGAGGTTAGGGAGGTCGCGGTCCCCCACGGCTATAGCGTTGACAGGGCCTACACGCTCTCCGGCGATATAAGGGAGGACGAGACGAGGATCCAGGAGGACCCCCTGAAGGGCCTCAGGGTTATGGCTTTCGACATAGAGGTCTACAGCAAGATGAGGACGCCAGACCCCAAGAAGGACCCGGTAATCATGATAGGGTTGCAGCAGGCCGGAGGGGAGATCGAGATCCTGGAGGCGGAGGATAGGAGTGACAAGAAGGTTATAGCCGGCTTCGTCGAGCGCGTGAAGAGTATCGACCCTGACGTGATAGTCGGCTATAACCAGAACAGGTTCGACTGGCCATACCTGGTTGAGAGGGCCAGAGTTCTCGGCGTGAAGCTTGCGGTCGGGAGGAGGAGCGTGGAACCCCAGCCCGGCTTGTACGGGCACTACTCCGTCTCTGGCAGGCTCAACGTAGACCTCCTAGACTTTGCGGAGGAGCTCCACGAGGTTAAGGTTAAGACTCTCGAGGAAGTCGCGGACTACCTAGGGGTCGTGAAGATAGGGGAGAGGGTTACTCTAGAGTGGTGGCAGATAGGGGAGTACTGGGATGACCCGTCAAAGCGGGAGATACTCAGGAAGTACCTAAGGGACGATGTCAGAAGCACCATGGGGCTGGCAGAGAAGTTCCTACCCTTCGGGGCGGAGCTCTCACAAGTCTCAGGGCTCCCCCTGGACCAGGTTATGGCGGCCAGCGTAGGCTTCAGACTGGAGTGGAGGCTCATACGGGAGGCGGCTAAGCTCGGCGAGCTGGTGCCCAACAGGGTTGAGAGGAGCGAGGGCAGATACGCTGGGGCCATAGTACTCAGGCCCAAGCCGGGGGTTCACGAGGATATTGCCGTCCTGGACTTCGCAAGCATGTACCCGAATATCATGGTAAAGTATAACGTCGGCCCCGACACTCTGGTCAGGCCTGGGGAGGAGTATGGAGAGGAGGAGGTATACACGGCTCCGGAGGTGGGCCACAAGTTCAGGAAGAGCCCTCCCGGCTTCTTCAAGAAAATACTTGAGAGGTTCCTAAGCTGGAGGAGGCAGATTAGGAGCGAGATGAAGAAGCATCCGCCCGACAGCCCGGAGTACAAGCTCCTCGACGAGAGGCAGAAGGCGATAAAGCTCCTGGCAAACGCCAGCTACGGCTACATGGGCTGGCCCCATGCCAGGTGGTACTGTAGAGAGTGTGCAGAGGCGGTTACAGCGTGGGGTAGGAGCATAATAAGGACTGCTATAAGGAAGGCTGGCGAGCTAGGGCTGGAGGTTATATATGGAGACACGGACAGCCTCTTCGTCAAGAACGATCCTGAGAAGGTGGAAAGGCTGATAAGGTTTGTCGAGGAGGAGCTTGGGTTCGACATTAAGGTGGACAAGGTGTACAGGCGTGTATTCTTCACCGAGGCCAAGAAGAGGTATGTGGGGCTGACGGTGGACGGCAAGATAGATGTAGTCGGCTTCGAAGCTGTCAGGGGCGACTGGAGCGAGCTCGCGAAGGAGACGCAGTTCAAGGTGGCAGAGATAGTCTTAAAGACCGGTAGCGTGGACGAGGCTGTCGACTACGTCAGGAATATAATAGAGAAGCTTAGGAGGGGCCAGGTGGACATGAGGAAACTGGTCATTTGGAAGACTCTGACACGGCCTCCATCAATGTACGAGGCGAGGCAGCCCCACGTGACCGCAGCGCTACTTATGGAGAGGGCTGGCATAAAGGTCGAGCCAGGGGCTAAGATCGGCTACGTGGTGACCAAGGGGTCAGGCCCCCTCTATACGAGGGCGAAGCCTTATTTTATGGCTAGCAAGGAGGAGGTTGACGTGGAGTACTATGTCGACAAGCAGGTGGTGCCAGCGGCTCTGCGCATACTCCAGTACTTCGGAGTAACTGAGAAGAGGCTGAAGGGAGGAGGAAGGCAGAGCACGCTCCTCGACTTCATGAGGCGGGGGAAATAA
- a CDS encoding deoxyribonuclease IV produces MGVIRFGPAGKPVEFKGDIVKVPEFLRSIGLDALEYEAVRGVRISEAKARRLGEAARENGVILSMHAPYYVNLSSPDDSVVERSIKRLYDSMIASEWMGSYAVVVHPGYYKGLKSREEAVKRVIEALNRLIESLPSWVKTPWIAPETMGKQSQVGSLEETVEICLNTPRCRPCVDWAHLYARAEGKFVTSVDQVVKAIEYIESNLGREAVDPLHTHFSKIEYGKGGERMHHTLREEGYGPDWRIVCRAYKETGINAVVISESPILEKDALLMKSICKGEA; encoded by the coding sequence TTGGGTGTCATACGTTTCGGCCCGGCAGGCAAGCCTGTGGAGTTTAAGGGTGACATAGTGAAGGTTCCAGAGTTCCTCAGGAGTATTGGCCTAGACGCGCTTGAGTATGAGGCTGTGAGGGGCGTCAGGATAAGCGAGGCTAAGGCAAGACGCTTGGGGGAGGCGGCGAGGGAGAACGGTGTTATACTAAGCATGCACGCCCCCTACTATGTCAACCTCTCCAGCCCCGACGACAGCGTCGTGGAGAGGAGTATAAAGAGGCTTTACGACTCGATGATCGCGTCCGAATGGATGGGCAGTTACGCAGTGGTCGTCCACCCAGGCTACTATAAGGGTCTTAAGAGCAGGGAGGAGGCTGTAAAGAGGGTTATAGAAGCGCTGAACAGGCTAATCGAGTCCCTGCCAAGCTGGGTGAAGACACCATGGATAGCCCCCGAGACCATGGGAAAGCAGAGCCAGGTCGGTAGCCTGGAGGAGACCGTGGAGATATGCCTCAACACCCCCAGGTGCAGGCCATGCGTTGACTGGGCCCACCTCTACGCGAGGGCTGAGGGAAAGTTCGTCACGAGCGTCGACCAGGTGGTGAAGGCAATAGAATATATAGAGTCGAACCTAGGCAGGGAGGCTGTAGACCCCCTCCACACCCACTTCTCCAAGATAGAGTATGGGAAGGGGGGAGAGAGGATGCACCACACACTCCGGGAGGAAGGCTACGGCCCCGACTGGAGGATTGTATGCAGGGCTTACAAGGAGACGGGTATAAACGCCGTTGTCATAAGCGAAAGCCCGATACTGGAGAAGGACGCCCTCCTCATGAAGTCCATATGCAAGGGTGAGGCATGA
- the udp gene encoding uridine phosphorylase has translation MGDESLRSAARPEGEGGLQYHLRVRRGDVARYVLLPGDPERTDLIARLWDEARLVAHHREYRTWTGFYKGTSISVTSTGIGSPSTAIAVEELLRVGAETFIRVGTMGGIREDLRPGTLVIGSAAVRMEGTSGQYAPRGFPAAASYDVVAALVEAAEALGVRYEVGVVASTDSFYLGQGRPGYGGYMTPEASEVIPLLRSAGVLGFEMEASALFTLSQLYGARAGCVCAVVANRVSGEFVVNAGVEDAARVASEAVAILAGWDREREKRGKKWFYPSLACRRT, from the coding sequence TTGGGAGACGAGAGTCTAAGGAGCGCCGCCCGTCCCGAGGGGGAGGGAGGGCTGCAGTACCATCTGAGGGTCAGGAGGGGGGATGTGGCCCGCTACGTTCTCCTCCCGGGAGACCCCGAGAGGACAGACCTTATAGCCCGCCTCTGGGATGAAGCGAGGCTTGTAGCGCACCACCGGGAGTACAGGACGTGGACCGGCTTCTACAAGGGGACATCGATAAGTGTAACAAGCACCGGGATAGGCTCTCCCAGCACGGCGATAGCCGTTGAGGAGCTGCTGAGGGTTGGAGCCGAGACTTTCATAAGAGTAGGCACTATGGGCGGTATAAGGGAGGATCTGCGGCCCGGCACCCTGGTTATAGGGAGTGCGGCGGTTAGGATGGAGGGGACGAGCGGCCAGTACGCTCCCCGGGGGTTCCCAGCGGCCGCCAGCTATGACGTTGTGGCGGCGCTGGTGGAGGCTGCTGAGGCGCTCGGGGTTAGGTATGAGGTTGGCGTTGTTGCCAGCACGGACAGCTTCTACCTGGGCCAGGGGAGGCCGGGGTACGGGGGGTATATGACGCCGGAGGCTTCGGAAGTCATACCCCTCCTCAGGTCAGCCGGCGTCCTCGGCTTCGAGATGGAGGCCTCCGCCCTCTTCACCCTATCCCAGCTCTACGGCGCCAGGGCAGGGTGCGTGTGCGCGGTAGTGGCAAACAGGGTTAGCGGGGAGTTTGTGGTAAACGCGGGGGTTGAAGACGCTGCTAGGGTTGCCTCCGAGGCGGTAGCCATACTAGCAGGCTGGGACAGGGAGAGGGAGAAGAGGGGTAAGAAATGGTTTTACCCGAGCCTGGCGTGCAGACGCACATAG
- a CDS encoding carbohydrate kinase family protein yields the protein MVLPEPGVQTHIAVGNINLDISLSVDRLPGPEEVVFARDAWIGVGGAATNYAIAVAQLGQKPVLVAVAGREMERLGVVDTLRRRGVDVSRVKTVDRPSGVVVVMVVASDSHRSMVSMRGANEELLKYIEEEPLDGVSGECHVHMASVPPQALDFAPGGCTLSYDPGGEAFKRPKSLWSRLPRVDWMFINTPELKGMSGSGDLAAAYRLLESGLKRLVLKHGRGGATVVERGFCVTLDRTPVLEPVDVTGAGDAFDAAFNIAVKAGWSVEEALRLAVAAGSAKVLRRGSSNMPTASEVLAMLPRVAYPRDCSLT from the coding sequence ATGGTTTTACCCGAGCCTGGCGTGCAGACGCACATAGCGGTGGGCAACATCAACCTAGACATAAGCCTCTCCGTCGACAGGCTGCCGGGCCCTGAGGAGGTAGTGTTCGCCAGGGACGCGTGGATAGGCGTGGGCGGCGCGGCGACGAACTACGCCATAGCAGTAGCCCAACTGGGCCAGAAACCCGTGCTTGTGGCGGTTGCCGGGAGGGAGATGGAGAGGCTGGGTGTTGTTGACACGCTTAGGAGACGGGGTGTGGACGTATCCAGGGTGAAGACCGTTGATAGGCCCTCGGGTGTTGTCGTTGTCATGGTTGTAGCCAGCGACTCGCACAGGAGTATGGTGTCGATGAGGGGGGCCAACGAGGAGCTCCTCAAGTATATCGAGGAGGAGCCCCTTGATGGTGTCTCGGGCGAATGCCACGTTCACATGGCCAGCGTGCCACCCCAGGCTCTGGACTTCGCCCCCGGGGGTTGCACCCTCAGCTACGACCCGGGGGGCGAGGCTTTCAAGAGGCCGAAAAGCCTGTGGAGCAGGCTCCCCCGGGTTGACTGGATGTTCATAAACACTCCTGAGCTTAAGGGTATGAGCGGCAGCGGCGACCTGGCCGCGGCCTATAGGCTTCTAGAGTCGGGGTTGAAGAGGCTTGTGTTGAAGCATGGTAGAGGCGGTGCCACGGTCGTGGAGAGGGGTTTCTGCGTAACGCTGGACCGGACGCCAGTGCTGGAGCCCGTTGACGTGACCGGAGCGGGAGACGCCTTCGACGCTGCTTTCAACATCGCGGTGAAGGCTGGCTGGAGCGTTGAGGAGGCTTTAAGGCTGGCAGTGGCCGCAGGCTCGGCAAAAGTGCTTAGGAGGGGTAGCAGCAACATGCCTACGGCCAGCGAGGTCCTCGCCATGCTACCCAGGGTAGCCTATCCACGGGATTGCAGCCTAACCTAG
- a CDS encoding acetyl-CoA C-acyltransferase, whose translation MATARAGVLRSPVYIVDGVRTTIGKFGRSLKDFKAVDLAALTIRELLERAGVDPNYIELAVYGHVIRAGTHMNTAKQAALKAGLRSDLEGFNVDMVCASGMASVVKASLLIDAGMYSLALAGGMESMSNAPFIAPPSIRWGVRLLYQGALEMKDAMVSDGLYDPLNQLVMGQEADETAWEYGAQREELDWIAYESNMRAARAWERGHMQKYTIPVKAGGAVVLDYDEGIRPDTTVERLSKLPPVFTPKGPHTAGNSSQISDGAVSLLVAGEEAVREMGLKPKARIVGWGYAGVDPRRFPVAPVHAVRALLKKLGWRVEDVDYWENNEAFAVNSLIMNRELGVPYERLNVVGGSIAVGHPLGSTGARLILQLVYTLEENGARRGVASICHGLGGAAAVAIERV comes from the coding sequence ATGGCTACCGCAAGGGCAGGGGTTCTACGCAGCCCAGTCTATATTGTTGACGGTGTAAGGACTACCATAGGCAAGTTCGGCAGGAGCCTCAAGGACTTCAAAGCAGTAGACCTGGCAGCCCTCACAATCAGAGAGCTCCTAGAACGGGCCGGGGTTGACCCCAACTATATCGAGCTAGCGGTCTACGGCCACGTTATAAGGGCTGGCACCCACATGAACACGGCTAAGCAGGCTGCCCTCAAGGCAGGTCTCAGAAGCGACTTGGAGGGCTTCAACGTCGACATGGTGTGCGCTAGCGGCATGGCATCCGTTGTAAAGGCGTCGCTGCTTATAGATGCGGGGATGTACAGCCTAGCCCTAGCCGGCGGCATGGAGAGCATGAGCAACGCCCCCTTCATAGCCCCACCGTCTATACGCTGGGGAGTGAGGCTGCTCTACCAAGGGGCTCTTGAGATGAAGGATGCAATGGTCAGCGACGGGCTCTACGACCCGCTAAACCAGCTGGTCATGGGGCAGGAGGCGGACGAGACAGCCTGGGAGTATGGGGCCCAGCGGGAGGAGCTAGACTGGATAGCATACGAGAGTAACATGAGAGCGGCCAGAGCATGGGAGAGGGGTCACATGCAGAAGTACACCATACCAGTCAAGGCAGGCGGCGCTGTCGTGCTAGACTACGACGAGGGTATCAGGCCGGATACAACGGTGGAAAGACTCTCCAAGCTGCCGCCCGTTTTCACGCCAAAAGGCCCCCACACAGCGGGTAACAGCAGCCAGATAAGCGACGGCGCCGTGTCCCTCCTTGTAGCCGGTGAGGAAGCGGTAAGGGAGATGGGGCTCAAGCCCAAGGCGAGGATAGTAGGCTGGGGGTACGCTGGCGTAGACCCCAGGAGATTCCCGGTGGCCCCAGTCCACGCCGTTAGAGCCCTGCTGAAAAAGCTAGGCTGGAGGGTGGAGGACGTGGACTACTGGGAGAATAACGAGGCGTTCGCCGTAAACAGTCTAATCATGAACAGGGAGCTGGGCGTGCCTTATGAGAGGCTAAACGTCGTAGGAGGCTCCATAGCAGTCGGCCACCCCCTGGGTTCGACGGGAGCCAGACTTATCCTACAGCTAGTCTACACGCTGGAGGAGAACGGGGCTAGGAGGGGTGTAGCCTCCATATGCCACGGCCTGGGCGGCGCGGCGGCCGTGGCTATAGAGAGGGTCTAG